The DNA region TGAAGGGTCAGGGCGTACCGGTTGGGACCGGTGTGGCGCCGCCCTCCACCACGATCTCAACGGTGAGTGTGTCACCGAAGAAATTCCCGTTCTCATCCGCCATGCGCCATGCGGACTGGAACGAGCCGTTCTCGCTGGGGACGACGAGTTGGACGGATAGATCCCGGATGGAGCCGGTTTGGATCGCTTCTGTCAGGGTGACCGTATTGCCCCGCATCGGGTCGCCGCCGTAGTGGCGGAAGGTGAACCCTGTCCGCCAGGCGCATCCGCCGATGTTTTGCACTTTCCATGTTTTGACGAAAACCTCGCCAGCTTTCATCACGGTCCCATCGGGGATGGTGACATCGTCGATGTACATCAGGTTGTAGCAGGGATTCGATGTGGAGGTGGGGGAAGCCTCGATGGTTGCGGTGATGACGATGGGGGTATCGGTCCGCAGGATGATCGGCGTGGGAGACGTTATGGGATTGGCGACCAGGGTTTCTGTCAGTGATGAAGCGTAGGTGGCGACAGCTTGCGTGTGGACCTGGTCAATATCAACGACAGTCTCACCATTTTGGTCGGGGGTGTTTGTCCCGCACGAAAAAAGCAAGGCTCCAACAATGAGCAGAGCTAAAATGGACGCAATTCTGGTTTTCATATAGAGTACTTAATCCTGCACCAGCCATTCTTTTGCTTCGGTTTCATCATTGAAGTACATCAGGGATTGACCCGTAATGCGGGTGAGCAGGTCTCCAAGAGTGCGCTTGATGCCGGTTACGCCGAGCACGGCGGTTTTGCGGACATGGTTCCTGGTCTTGCTTGACGACTCGTTGAGGATCGGCATCAGATTCATGGTGACCTCGGTGTTGGAAAAATCGGATAACACCAGGAGGGAGTTTTCGGGCTGGCTTAATACAACGGCTTGCACCTGTTCCAATTCTTCAATGACGGATTTGTCGTTGAAGAACAGGTTGGAATAGTCCTGATAAAAGATGCTTTTTCCCTTGTATTCGATCCATTTTGATTTCATGTCTAACTCCTGTCTCCTGGTGAAAGCCGATGACGTTTCGCCCGGTTATTTGCGTTTTTCCGAGTATAACGCGATTCCCGTGGCAAGTGCGCCGACGAGTTCCCATACGGCGACGCCCAGGAATTTCTGCGGCGCGATACCTAAAAATACGACCGTGCTGAAGACGATGAATGTGAGTGTGCGGAAGGGCACGGTCCAACGGTAAAAGATCTTGACATCGTTCAGGGCGGCAAGCATGTAGTAGATGCCGATATTGAATGACGCCATGGATGAGGCGGTCATGAAGACGATGGTGTAATCGCCGGCGGCGCGTTGGGAGCGCTCAAGTACGTCAAAGCCGAGAATGGAAAGCAGGATCTCAGGGCGGATCAAACCCACCAGCCCAAGCAGGAATGCCAGGATTCCGAAGATGAAGATGGTCCAGCCGGATGCGTCGCGAATTTTCATTGATGTAGTCTCCTTTCGCGAAATTATACCCATAAATCTTAGACATGATAAAATAGGCAATCTATGGCAAAACACCTTGTGTTGGTGGCTGGAAATATAGGCGCTGGAAAGACGACATTGACAGAGCGCATTGGTGCGCGTCTCGGCTGGTGGACGGGGTACGAATCCGTGGCGGATAACCCGTATCTTTCCGATTTTTACGGGGACATGCATGCCTGGTCATTTCATTTGCAGATCTTTTTTCTGGGACACCGCGCGGAACAATACCTCGA from Anaerolineales bacterium includes:
- a CDS encoding NBR1-Ig-like domain-containing protein, which codes for MKTRIASILALLIVGALLFSCGTNTPDQNGETVVDIDQVHTQAVATYASSLTETLVANPITSPTPIILRTDTPIVITATIEASPTSTSNPCYNLMYIDDVTIPDGTVMKAGEVFVKTWKVQNIGGCAWRTGFTFRHYGGDPMRGNTVTLTEAIQTGSIRDLSVQLVVPSENGSFQSAWRMADENGNFFGDTLTVEIVVEGGATPVPTGTP